One genomic region from Asterias amurensis chromosome 7, ASM3211899v1 encodes:
- the LOC139939564 gene encoding metabotropic glutamate receptor 4-like — protein sequence MAKTNYRCLLAIVLFFFAVCSVSSSSLVNKFAAPRQCHVYKKPGDLILGGMFAITENYPSTCNYTTDEIQFTMLLPEAMAFAIYDVNRRSDLLPNITLGFEIWDHGVSEDAAVGISMSLLQEPPRGLSKTCDLAERKKLVGIVGPESSAMSVFVSKIAQTYRVPVVSHWATSNELSNKARFPYFMRSVPPDQLQAGAIVELLLNFGWDYIAVIYTVDSYGIHGAREIVSQAERKNICIAMSAPLSELHTERDMLEVALRIKRLDSVRIVVMFSSTGPIAYTFLSQILKVGLPYKITWIGSDGWGYELLQNDLLKELVEGSIFVRLNSPKQPEFERYLNTIDPRMDATSEWFTYYWRDRLAHNCTDTDALASCVVPLPDGFSTEYNTAGAIDAVNVFAYALHSLWMETCPSGSANCTLEAAQIDGDNFLKHLRNVTFTSSTGPFTLNDNGDTEGIYLFENLQYVDGKHRFRDVGQWNSRMGNGERLQLFQDELQWSGLNSSQEVPRSTCRKICSAGQISVPLKEKCCWGCESCAPNAIIFNGTECMECARTFWPNAAFDRCVAIVPYTVSLGVPIATGIFAMLCVGILMTCLTAAGLVYYRHNRLVKASSRELSVVNLLGLTATFIAVIPLLQPPSDLTCSMSEALISLCFTLTYAPTLFKVNRIYRIFSAGKRSVRRPRFVQPRHQLAMTGTLIVIQLVAVVLVSLSRPARPSFLFTSPPSDHVELYCVFSPAFPGLCAYNLLIILLCCYFAFRARKVPDNYNESKFIGVSVYSSLMLWLAAVPVYTTAVEATQKVAFLSLAIVANSFFTLFCVYFPKLFAIRFLGSARVSDMDDSINLTTKQTIKIRPGLSTVII from the exons atggcgaagaCAAACTATAGATGTTTGCTTGCGATTGTTCTCTTCTTCTTCGCCGTATGCAGTGTCAGTAGCTCGTCGCTCGTCAACAAGTTTGCTGCACCGAGACAGTGTCACGTCTACAAGAAACCTGGAGATCTTATCCTCGGTGGTATGTTTGCAATCACAGAGAATTACCCCTCAACGTGCAACTACACTACAGATGAGATCCAGTTCACTATGCTACTTCCGGAGGCGATGGCATTTGCAATTTATGATGTGAACAGGAGGAGCGATCTTCTCCCAAACATCACTCTTGGTTTCGAGATCTGGGATCACGGCGTCTCGGAAGACGCTGCGGTTGGCATCTCAATGTCCCTACTCCAGGAACCACCACGTGGTCTATCAAAGACATGTGATTTGGCAGAACGGAAGAAGCTGGTTGGGATCGTCGGCCCGGAGTCGAGCGCGATGAGTGTGTTTGTGAGTAAGATCGCCCAGACCTACCGGGTGCCTGTGGTATCCCACTGGGCAACCAGCAACGAGCTCTCAAACAAAGCTCGATTCCCGTACTTCATGCGCAGCGTGCCTCCTGACCAGCTCCAGGCAGGAGCCATCGTGGAACTGCTGTTGAACTTCGGCTGGGACTACATCGCTGTGATCTACACCGTCGACAGCTACGGTATTCATGGAGCACGTGAGATAGTGTCTCAGGCTGAGAGGAAGAACATCTGCATAGCGATGTCAGCTCCTCTATCCGAGCTACACACTGAACGTGACATGCTTGAAGTCGCTTTGAGGATAAAGAGGCTTGACTCTGTTCGGATTGTAGTTATGTTCTCATCTACTGGGCCGATAGCATACACCTTTCTCAGTCAGATCCTGAAGGTTGGATTACCGTACAAAATCACTTGGATCGGCAGTGACGGTTGGGGATACGAACTTCTCCAAAATGATCTCCTGAAGGAACTCGTTGAGGGCAGTATCTTCGTCCGGTTGAACAGTCCAAAGCAGCCGGAATTTGAGAGATATCTAAACACCATTGACCCGCGTATGGATGCTACCAGCGAGTGGTTCACTTACTACTGGAGAGACAGACTAGCACATAATTGTACGGACACTGATGCTTTGGCAAGTTGTGTTGTACCATTGCCAGATGGCTTCTCTACTGAGTACAACACAGCGGGCGCTATAGATGCCGTCAATGTCTTCGCATATGCACTTCATTCCCTTTGGATGGAAACATGCCCCTCTGGCTCGGCTAATTGCACCCTAGAAGCGGCTCAAATTGACGGGGACAACTTCTTGAAGCACCTCCGTAATGTGACCTTCACGAGTTCCACTGGACCATTCACACTCAACGACAACGGCGACACTGAAGGAATTTACCTGTTTGAGAATCTCCAATACGTGGACGGAAAGCATCGCTTTAGGGATGTTGGACAATGGAACTCTAGGATGGGAAACGGAGAAAGGCTTCAACTGTTTCAAGATGAACTACAGTGGTCCGGTCTAAATTCAAGTCAGGAGGTGCCGAGATCAACCTGCCGTAAAATATGCTCCGCAGGTCAGATcagtgtccctttaaaggagAAGTGCTGCTGGGGTTGTGAAAGCTGTGCGCCTAATGCTATCATATTTAATGGAACCGAATGCATGGAATGTGCGCGTACGTTCTGGCCCAACGCGGCCTTCGACAGGTGTGTGGCGATCGTACCTTACACAGTCTCACTCGGCGTGCCAATCGCGACCGGCATATTTGCCATGTTGTGCGTGGGAATATTAATGACATGTCTCACAGCAGCTGGATTGGTATACTATCGACACAATCGACTCGTGAAGGCGTCCAGTCGTGAGCTTAGCGTCGTCAACCTACTGGGTCTGACTGCCACTTTCATCGCGGTGATCCCACTTCTGCAACCACCTTCGGATCTCACGTGCTCTATGTCGGAAGCTCTTATCTCTTTGTGTTTTACATTGACGTACGCTCCTACACTGTTCAAGGTGAATCGGATCTACAGGATCTTCAGTGCGGGGAAGCGGTCTGTCAGACGGCCGAGATTTGTTCAACCTCGACATCAGTTAGCTATGACCGGTACTCTCATCGTGATCCAG CTCGTTGCTGTGGTCCTGGTGAGTCTTTCCCGTCCAGCTCGACCATCATTCCTCTTCACCTCCCCACCGAGTGACCACGTCGAGCTCTACTGCGTCTTCAGCCCAGCCTTCCCAGGTCTCTGCGCCTACAATCTCCTCATCATTCTCCTCTGCTGCTACTTCGCCTTCAGAGCCCGTAAAGTCCCCGACAACTATAACGAATCCAAGTTCATAGGCGTGAGCGTCTACTCCTCGCTGATGTTATGGCTCGCAGCCGTACCTGTCTACACAACGGCCGTGGAAGCAACCCAGAAAGTCGCCTTTTTGTCCCTAGCCATCGTGGCCAACTCATTCTTCACCCTTTTCTGTGTCTATTTCCCAAAGTTATTCGCCATTCGGTTTCTTGGGAGTGCGAGGGTCAGTGATATGGATGATAGTATTAACCTGACGACCAAACAGACGATCAAGATACGGCCTGGGTTATCAACAGTTATCATATAG
- the LOC139939602 gene encoding neuromedin-U receptor 2-like codes for MLVSGVFTAVDSDSECSSFQNISEEMLHRWIFSPEDHAIITIFIPIIWGLGVIINCTFLFMIYRIPKLRTETNVYLTHLALADLLYLNLFSAYDIWRYVASPVADNVPFTTSTGCLCFIIAINMGYFAAIALVTVVSFERYLSLCHPIKHLKIRGRRRTKRMVAFCWLVGFVFAVTSAPERACFNKLCLQWPKSEDHQGYPHTRASCDPVTPWVESVTQPLLNVPWLIAMVANIFMYVRIVQMLHRRKTSFNSKFDHHQTAMKLRNQVAKMLIVNGAVFFVCQTPNTLLSLTRWTCLIAQIPNPLDAALGNTKLWIALIPQRINTIVNPLIYGAINTQYQTAFRQTFMRKGKSKKPDSANAISSPKYCSATNNMMVNQNCNTDDTRL; via the coding sequence ATGTTGGTATCGGGTGTTTTCACAGCCGTTGACTCGGACTCGGAGTGCAGCTCCTTTCAAAACATATCAGAAGAGATGCTTCATCGGTGGATTTTCAGTCCAGAGGACCATGCCATCATAACCATCTTCATACCTATCATTTGGGGACTCGGTGTTATCATCAACTGCACGTTTCTATTTATGATTTACCGAATCCCTAAGCTGAGAACAGAAACGAACGTGTATTTGACGCACCTGGCTTTGGCTGATCTACTGTACTTGAATCTGTTCTCTGCCTATGATATATGGAGGTACGTAGCATCTCCAGTGGCTGATAATGTACCATTTACGACATCAACGGGGTGCTTGTGTTTCATCATAGCGATAAATATGGGATACTTTGCAGCAATTGCACTCGTTACCGTGGTGTCGTTTGAGAGATACCTATCGCTCTGTCATCCGATCAAACACCTTAAAATCAGAGGTAGGCGACGAACGAAGAGGATGGTGGCGTTCTGCTGGCTGGTCGGGTTTGTGTTTGCTGTGACATCAGCCCCAGAGAGGGCGTGCTTTAACAAACTCTGCCTTCAGTGGCCCAAATCCGAGGACCACCAAGGGTATCCACACACGAGAGCAAGCTGCGATCCGGTTACTCCGTGGGTAGAATCAGTCACTCAGCCCTTACTGAATGTTCCATGGCTCATTGCAATGGTGGCCAATATATTCATGTATGTCCGAATTGTGCAGATGCTGCACAGACGCAAAACATCCTTCAACAGCAAGTTCGATCATCACCAGACAGCAATGAAACTCCGTAACCAAGTCGCAAAGATGCTGATCGTTAATGGAGCCGTGTTTTTCGTCTGCCAAACTCCAAATACCCTATTAAGTCTCACAAGATGGACCTGCCTCATCGCCCAGATTCCTAATCCACTCGACGCTGCCCTAGGGAATACCAAACTATGGATTGCGTTAATCCCACAGCGGATTAATACAATTGTTAATCCGTTAATATACGGTGCAATTAACACACAATATCAAACTGCTTTCAGACAAACGTTTATGCGGAAAGGAAAGTCAAAGAAACCAGATTCTGCAAACGCGATCAGCTCTCCAAAATACTGCAGTGCCACAAATAATATGATGGTGAATCAAAATTGCAATACGGACGATACGAGACTGTGA